A DNA window from Parabacteroides johnsonii DSM 18315 contains the following coding sequences:
- the glgP gene encoding alpha-glucan family phosphorylase has product MKIKANNANSPIWKDVYSHSMLPEQLQPLYEMATNLWWVWNHEGAKLFGKIDSELWASTEGNPVLLLQSLSYKRIEEILADDVLMAEIKAVYSIFKDYVDVKPDQTKPSVAYFSMEYGLTNVLKIYSGGLGVLAGDYLKEASDSNIDLTAVGFLYRYGYFTQSLSMDGQQIANYEPQNFNALPLTQVMQANGEPMVLEVPYPGRTVYAHIWKVSVGRVPLYLMDTDIPQNSEWDRSITHQLYGGDWENRMKQEYLLGIGGILMLNKLGIKKQIYHCNEGHAALINAQRLVDFIQNDGLSFNQALEVVRASALYTVHTPVPAGHDYFDEGLFGRYMGEFPGKLGISWQEFIDMGRENPGSNEKFSMSVFALNTCQEANGVSWLHGKVSQRMFAPVWKGYFPDELHVGYVTNGVHMPTWASTEWKRFFAEHFDKKFLKDQSNKKYWEAIQNVTDEDIWSIRKTLKNKLITYIKNQYKTNWLKNQGDPAKVVSILDKINPNALLIGFGRRFATYKRAHLLFTDLDRLAKIVNNEQYPIQFVFTGKAHPADGGGQGLIKHIVEISRRPEFLGKIIFLENYDMRLARHLIAGVDVWLNTPTRPLEASGTSGEKAEMNGVLNFSVLDGWWYEGYKPGAGWALTDKRTYENQQYQDQLDAATIYHTLETEIIPTYYARNSKGYSPEWIQYIKNSMSEIAPDYTMKRMLDDYIDRFYNKLATRSAHLHENGFAEAKAIAAWKEEVAEHWDSFQVESFTCSQDLAIDGPVVGKEYKFDLVIDRHELKGMLGVEMVVTKENPDNHQLELLATEQFKLIKEEGSKLFFELKTTPSEAGLHKMGFRVYPVNKELPHRMDFAFVRWIQL; this is encoded by the coding sequence ATGAAAATCAAAGCGAATAACGCAAACAGCCCGATTTGGAAAGATGTTTATTCCCACTCTATGCTCCCCGAGCAATTACAGCCGTTATATGAAATGGCGACAAACCTGTGGTGGGTATGGAACCATGAAGGAGCCAAATTATTCGGTAAGATCGATTCTGAACTCTGGGCATCAACAGAAGGTAACCCCGTACTTTTACTTCAAAGCCTGTCCTACAAGCGTATTGAGGAAATCCTGGCAGATGACGTCCTGATGGCCGAAATCAAAGCTGTGTACTCAATATTCAAGGACTATGTAGATGTTAAACCGGATCAGACAAAACCGTCTGTTGCCTATTTCAGCATGGAATATGGTCTGACAAACGTGCTGAAAATCTACTCCGGTGGTCTGGGTGTATTGGCTGGTGACTACTTGAAAGAAGCCAGCGACAGCAACATCGACCTGACAGCAGTAGGTTTCCTGTATCGCTACGGATACTTTACACAGTCTCTGTCTATGGACGGACAACAGATTGCCAATTACGAACCGCAAAACTTCAACGCACTACCCCTTACACAGGTCATGCAGGCGAACGGCGAACCGATGGTATTGGAAGTTCCCTACCCCGGCCGTACCGTTTATGCACACATCTGGAAAGTAAGCGTAGGACGCGTTCCTTTATATCTGATGGATACGGATATTCCTCAGAACAGCGAATGGGATCGCTCTATCACCCATCAGCTGTATGGCGGTGACTGGGAAAACCGTATGAAACAGGAATACCTGTTGGGTATCGGCGGTATCCTGATGCTGAACAAATTAGGAATCAAGAAGCAGATTTACCACTGCAACGAAGGACACGCTGCGCTGATCAATGCACAGCGTCTGGTAGATTTCATCCAGAACGACGGCCTGTCATTCAACCAAGCTCTGGAAGTCGTACGTGCTTCTGCTTTGTACACCGTTCACACACCGGTTCCGGCAGGTCACGACTACTTCGATGAAGGCCTGTTCGGACGTTACATGGGTGAATTCCCCGGCAAGTTAGGTATCAGCTGGCAGGAATTTATCGATATGGGACGTGAAAACCCGGGCTCCAACGAGAAGTTCTCTATGAGTGTATTCGCTTTGAATACTTGCCAGGAAGCAAACGGCGTAAGCTGGTTGCATGGAAAAGTATCCCAGCGCATGTTCGCTCCGGTATGGAAAGGCTATTTCCCCGATGAACTGCACGTAGGATATGTGACCAACGGCGTACACATGCCAACTTGGGCTTCTACCGAATGGAAACGTTTCTTTGCCGAACATTTCGACAAGAAGTTCCTCAAAGACCAGTCTAACAAGAAATATTGGGAAGCGATCCAGAATGTTACGGACGAAGACATCTGGTCTATCCGCAAGACTCTGAAGAACAAGCTGATCACATATATCAAGAATCAGTACAAGACAAACTGGCTGAAGAACCAGGGAGATCCTGCAAAGGTTGTTTCCATCCTGGACAAGATCAACCCGAACGCTCTGCTGATCGGTTTCGGTCGCCGTTTCGCAACTTACAAACGTGCTCACCTGTTGTTCACCGACTTGGATCGTTTGGCTAAGATCGTAAACAACGAACAGTATCCGATCCAGTTCGTATTCACCGGTAAAGCTCACCCGGCCGATGGTGGCGGACAGGGATTGATCAAACATATTGTCGAAATCTCCCGCCGTCCGGAATTCTTAGGAAAGATCATCTTCCTGGAAAACTACGATATGCGTCTGGCCCGTCACCTGATCGCAGGTGTCGATGTTTGGTTGAACACTCCGACCCGTCCTCTGGAAGCATCCGGTACGTCTGGTGAAAAAGCTGAGATGAACGGTGTCCTGAACTTCTCCGTACTGGACGGATGGTGGTACGAAGGTTACAAACCGGGTGCAGGTTGGGCATTGACCGACAAACGTACTTACGAAAACCAGCAGTATCAGGACCAGTTGGATGCCGCTACTATCTACCATACACTGGAAACAGAGATCATCCCGACTTATTATGCAAGAAACAGCAAGGGATACTCTCCTGAATGGATACAGTATATCAAGAACTCGATGTCTGAAATCGCTCCCGACTATACGATGAAACGTATGTTGGACGATTATATCGACCGCTTCTACAACAAATTGGCAACCCGTTCCGCTCACTTACACGAAAACGGTTTTGCCGAAGCCAAAGCAATCGCTGCATGGAAAGAAGAAGTGGCAGAACATTGGGACAGCTTCCAGGTTGAATCGTTTACATGCAGCCAGGATTTAGCTATTGACGGTCCGGTTGTCGGTAAAGAATATAAGTTCGATCTGGTTATCGACCGCCACGAACTGAAAGGTATGTTAGGAGTTGAAATGGTTGTTACGAAAGAAAATCCGGATAACCATCAGTTGGAATTACTGGCGACAGAACAGTTCAAGCTGATAAAAGAAGAAGGTTCCAAACTGTTCTTCGAACTAAAGACAACTCCGAGCGAAGCAGGCCTTCACAAGATGGGCTTCCGCGTTTACCCTGTGAACAAAGAATTGCCTCACCGTATGGACTTCGCTTTCGTCCGCTGGATCCAGTTGTAA
- a CDS encoding glycosyltransferase, protein MDNTTTTPEYLFESSWEVCNKVGGIYTVLSTKAHTLQQSFKDKLIFIGPDVWDNTNAPDFIEDDVLFADWKTYTKTTENLKVKVGRWNVPGTPPVILVDFKPFFKERDAFFYSMWESFRVDSIHAYGDYDESCIFAYAVGKVIESFYHFYKLEDKKVAALFNEWMLGMGALYIQKQLPAIATLFTTHATSIGRSIAGNNKALYAYMDGYNGDQMAGELNMEAKHSLEKQTALHVDCFTTVSDITARECKQLLDKAPDIVTPNGFEPNFVPTDKEYDKKRTAARRDLLNVAEKLLGCPISPDAFLVSTSGRYEYRNKGIDVFIEAMNRVRTSGRLQREVVAFIMVPAWVRDARADLKEVIDKNIRTTSPMQMPFVTHWLNLMEQDKVLNYISHSGFTNSAADKLKIIFVPCYLDGRDGIFNKPYYDLLIGMDATVYPSYYEPWGYTPLESIAFGIPTITTDLAGFGLWAKKHVTGNNISEGVAVVNRDDFNYFEVADAITSSILTLAGKDKKEAEEIRKRSFCLAAKAEWSKFIVYYEEAFRIALEHANKRNN, encoded by the coding sequence ATGGATAATACAACAACAACGCCAGAATATCTTTTCGAGAGCAGTTGGGAAGTATGTAATAAAGTAGGCGGTATTTATACCGTCCTTTCAACGAAAGCTCATACGTTACAACAGTCATTTAAAGATAAGCTGATCTTTATAGGACCCGATGTGTGGGATAATACAAACGCTCCCGACTTTATTGAAGACGATGTTCTGTTTGCTGACTGGAAAACTTATACGAAGACCACTGAAAATTTGAAAGTAAAAGTAGGCCGATGGAATGTTCCGGGGACACCGCCTGTAATCTTGGTAGATTTTAAACCTTTCTTCAAAGAAAGAGATGCTTTTTTCTACTCGATGTGGGAAAGTTTCCGCGTAGACTCGATCCACGCATATGGTGACTACGACGAATCCTGTATCTTCGCTTACGCGGTAGGTAAGGTCATCGAAAGTTTTTATCATTTTTACAAGCTGGAAGACAAAAAGGTTGCCGCTCTGTTCAATGAATGGATGCTGGGAATGGGTGCGCTTTACATCCAAAAACAACTCCCGGCCATCGCAACGCTCTTCACGACACATGCCACTTCTATCGGCCGTTCCATCGCCGGAAACAACAAAGCCCTGTATGCTTATATGGACGGCTACAACGGTGACCAGATGGCCGGAGAGCTGAATATGGAAGCAAAGCATTCGTTGGAAAAACAGACTGCCTTGCATGTCGACTGCTTTACGACAGTGAGTGACATTACAGCTCGCGAGTGTAAACAATTGCTGGACAAAGCGCCGGACATCGTCACGCCGAACGGTTTCGAGCCCAACTTCGTCCCGACCGACAAGGAATACGACAAGAAGCGTACGGCTGCCCGCCGCGATCTGCTCAACGTCGCAGAGAAACTGCTCGGATGCCCTATCTCCCCGGATGCATTTCTGGTTTCCACCAGCGGCCGCTACGAATACCGCAACAAAGGTATCGACGTCTTTATCGAAGCTATGAACCGGGTACGCACTTCCGGCAGGCTCCAGCGCGAAGTCGTCGCCTTCATCATGGTTCCGGCCTGGGTACGCGATGCACGCGCAGACTTGAAAGAAGTCATCGACAAGAATATCCGCACCACCTCTCCCATGCAAATGCCATTCGTCACACATTGGCTGAATCTGATGGAGCAGGACAAGGTGCTGAACTATATCTCCCATTCCGGTTTCACCAATTCAGCGGCCGACAAGCTGAAAATCATTTTTGTACCTTGCTACCTGGACGGACGCGACGGAATCTTCAATAAACCCTACTACGATCTGCTGATCGGTATGGATGCGACCGTCTATCCTTCCTACTACGAACCTTGGGGATACACTCCGCTGGAAAGTATCGCATTCGGGATTCCGACCATTACCACCGATCTTGCCGGTTTCGGTCTATGGGCTAAAAAGCATGTGACAGGCAACAACATCAGCGAAGGCGTAGCCGTCGTGAACCGTGACGATTTTAATTATTTCGAAGTAGCAGATGCCATCACGTCTTCGATCCTGACACTCGCTGGAAAGGACAAAAAGGAAGCGGAAGAGATCCGGAAACGCAGTTTCTGTCTGGCGGCAAAAGCAGAATGGAGCAAATTCATTGTCTACTATGAAGAGGCTTTCAGAATCGCTTTGGAACATGCAAACAAAAGAAATAATTAA
- a CDS encoding OmpP1/FadL family transporter has product MKKVIALACLSMLPMTYVAAEGYQVNAQSTKQAGMGHVGVAMKLGAESMHFNPAGLAFMENKIHLSAGVSGVFSKGKFTDGDYVQRPDNTPSTPLYVYAGFKIYDNLAAGVSVTTPYGSSMNWGKDWKGAHLVQDIALKAFNVQPTVSWKITDRLSVGAGLMMEFGNIELSRALIGPGEMNNMANGLMEQFGPILAQHPELAALIKPTVDKLMTDMAKYQDASAASVNLKGDAGVRLGFNVGAMFDINEKWTVGVSYRSKVKARVKEGNISLSYANETDLKNNLLPQVAGLLKTAEAAGFPIPESMKDFSIPPLDEGTFSAELPLPDNWNVGVTFKPTNRWILSGEVQFVGWGAYKNLAINFAPSSLSKYDMVARKEYKNSRIYRVGAQFAATNRLDVRLGAYFDESPVKDDYLNPETPSMNKFGITTGLSFRPIAPLSIDFAFSYVTGFGRDGSYSDKSLITGNDRTFGGHYNIYALMPSIGVSYAF; this is encoded by the coding sequence ATGAAGAAAGTTATCGCGTTAGCATGTCTTTCCATGCTTCCAATGACGTATGTGGCCGCAGAAGGTTATCAGGTAAACGCACAGAGTACGAAGCAGGCCGGTATGGGGCATGTCGGTGTTGCAATGAAACTGGGTGCGGAAAGTATGCACTTCAATCCTGCCGGATTGGCATTTATGGAAAATAAGATACATTTGTCGGCTGGTGTTTCCGGTGTTTTCTCAAAAGGTAAATTTACAGACGGAGATTATGTGCAGCGTCCGGATAATACGCCCAGCACTCCTCTTTATGTATATGCCGGTTTTAAAATCTATGATAATCTGGCAGCAGGTGTGAGCGTAACGACTCCCTACGGTAGTTCCATGAACTGGGGAAAGGATTGGAAAGGTGCTCATCTGGTACAGGATATCGCCTTGAAAGCATTTAATGTGCAACCGACTGTTTCCTGGAAGATCACGGACCGTCTGAGTGTCGGTGCCGGCTTGATGATGGAGTTCGGCAATATCGAACTGAGCCGTGCGTTGATCGGCCCTGGTGAAATGAATAATATGGCAAACGGATTGATGGAGCAGTTCGGCCCTATTTTGGCTCAACATCCTGAATTGGCCGCTTTGATTAAGCCTACCGTTGATAAGCTGATGACTGATATGGCGAAATATCAGGATGCATCCGCCGCTTCTGTCAATCTGAAAGGGGATGCCGGTGTCCGGTTAGGTTTTAATGTGGGTGCTATGTTCGATATTAACGAAAAGTGGACGGTAGGTGTTTCTTATCGCTCGAAAGTAAAGGCACGTGTGAAAGAAGGTAACATTTCATTGAGTTATGCGAATGAAACAGATTTGAAGAATAATTTGCTTCCTCAGGTAGCAGGCTTGTTGAAAACAGCTGAAGCAGCCGGTTTCCCTATCCCCGAATCGATGAAGGATTTTTCTATTCCTCCATTGGATGAAGGCACTTTCTCCGCCGAACTGCCATTGCCGGATAACTGGAATGTAGGGGTTACCTTCAAGCCGACTAACCGTTGGATCCTCTCCGGGGAAGTTCAGTTTGTGGGCTGGGGCGCTTACAAGAACTTGGCAATCAATTTCGCTCCGTCATCTTTAAGCAAATATGACATGGTAGCGAGAAAGGAATATAAGAACTCACGTATCTACCGTGTCGGTGCACAGTTTGCCGCAACGAATCGCTTGGATGTTCGTTTAGGTGCTTACTTCGACGAATCACCTGTGAAAGACGATTATCTGAACCCTGAAACACCGAGTATGAATAAATTCGGTATTACTACCGGTTTGAGTTTCCGTCCTATCGCTCCGTTATCTATCGACTTTGCATTTTCTTATGTGACAGGTTTCGGACGTGACGGTTCTTATAGTGACAAGAGCTTGATTACTGGTAATGACCGTACATTCGGAGGACATTACAACATCTATGCTTTGATGCCGTCGATCGGAGTATCCTACGCTTTTTAA
- a CDS encoding 3-keto-disaccharide hydrolase, translating into MNKSITMKTVLAALACTVCISASAQKQYPEQEKMKPGMSEYWTPQPKVVTPGDIKTNSAPSDAIVLFDGKDLSAWQSAKGGPAEWIVKDGVFTVDKKKGDILTKQKFENFQLHIEWCVPENITGTSQGRGNSGIFLQDMYEIQVLDCYNNETYVNGQTGSVYKQTPPLANAMRKPGEWNVYDIIYSAPIFKEDGTYRVPPRVTVIQNGIVLQNNTTILGTTEYIGFPKVVKHGAGPIRLQSHGDPSEPISFRNIWIREM; encoded by the coding sequence ATGAACAAAAGCATTACAATGAAGACTGTTTTGGCAGCCTTGGCTTGTACGGTCTGTATCAGTGCAAGCGCACAAAAACAGTACCCCGAACAGGAAAAAATGAAACCGGGAATGTCCGAATACTGGACTCCGCAACCGAAAGTTGTCACTCCTGGCGACATCAAAACAAACAGTGCCCCTTCCGATGCCATCGTCCTGTTTGACGGAAAAGACCTTTCCGCTTGGCAAAGCGCTAAAGGCGGACCGGCCGAATGGATCGTAAAAGACGGTGTTTTCACGGTGGACAAGAAGAAAGGTGATATACTGACAAAACAAAAATTCGAGAATTTCCAGTTGCATATCGAATGGTGCGTACCTGAAAACATCACCGGCACAAGCCAAGGACGCGGCAACAGCGGCATCTTCCTGCAAGACATGTATGAAATCCAGGTTCTGGATTGCTATAACAACGAAACCTACGTGAACGGACAGACCGGAAGCGTCTACAAACAAACGCCTCCTCTGGCAAATGCCATGCGCAAGCCGGGTGAATGGAATGTTTACGATATTATCTATTCCGCTCCTATCTTCAAGGAAGACGGTACTTATCGTGTTCCGCCGCGTGTTACGGTTATCCAGAATGGCATCGTATTGCAGAACAACACGACTATCCTGGGCACTACGGAATATATCGGTTTCCCGAAAGTTGTAAAACACGGAGCAGGCCCGATCCGTTTGCAGTCTCATGGCGACCCCAGCGAACCGATCAGTTTCCGTAATATTTGGATCAGAGAAATGTAA
- a CDS encoding IS110 family RNA-guided transposase gives MNYSHFVGLDVGKKTFDASLMSAAEKELSHKSFDNTPEGIQSLLDWIAGYHLSLSKLLFCAENMGSYVTELSVSSVSMGFSLALVCPLTIKKSIGLQRGKNDRIDAKRIANYAVLHYRKLELYKLPNKDLVRLRGWIIIRDNLVKQKVSSIKLLETFSQMAKLADVTESISFLEEQLKSIKEKILEVEEDMEQLIAASTSLYTNYLLLRSIKGIGIINAIVLLCVTDNFQRFDNPRKFACYCGVAPFEHTSGISIRGKTQTSSLANKEVKVYLTRAAITAISWDPQMKAYYKRKIAEGKHKASVINAVRAKIIARSFAVIRRQTPFVTLAV, from the coding sequence ATGAATTATTCTCATTTTGTAGGTCTTGATGTAGGGAAAAAAACTTTCGATGCATCATTAATGTCTGCGGCCGAAAAAGAGTTGTCTCACAAGTCTTTTGATAACACTCCAGAAGGGATCCAATCTTTATTGGATTGGATAGCAGGTTATCATCTCTCTTTATCCAAACTCTTGTTCTGTGCTGAAAACATGGGAAGCTATGTCACAGAGTTATCTGTTTCCAGTGTCTCCATGGGATTTTCCCTGGCTTTGGTTTGCCCGTTGACCATCAAGAAGTCCATAGGCTTGCAACGAGGCAAAAATGACCGCATTGACGCCAAACGGATAGCGAACTATGCGGTATTACATTATCGAAAACTAGAGTTATACAAATTACCTAACAAAGACTTGGTGAGACTGCGGGGATGGATTATTATACGTGACAATTTGGTCAAGCAAAAAGTATCAAGCATAAAGTTATTGGAAACATTCTCCCAGATGGCTAAGTTGGCTGATGTGACAGAATCCATTTCTTTTTTGGAAGAGCAGCTCAAGTCGATAAAAGAAAAGATCCTGGAAGTGGAAGAAGATATGGAGCAACTAATAGCCGCCAGTACATCGCTTTACACAAACTACTTGCTATTAAGAAGTATAAAAGGAATAGGAATTATCAATGCCATTGTATTACTGTGTGTTACTGACAATTTTCAAAGATTTGACAACCCGAGGAAATTTGCCTGCTATTGTGGGGTTGCCCCATTTGAACATACTTCAGGTATTTCCATACGGGGAAAAACGCAGACTTCTTCATTGGCTAACAAAGAAGTAAAAGTATACCTTACCCGAGCAGCTATTACTGCCATATCTTGGGATCCGCAGATGAAAGCATATTATAAAAGGAAAATAGCGGAGGGGAAACATAAAGCATCTGTAATCAATGCTGTAAGAGCCAAAATCATAGCAAGATCTTTTGCTGTGATACGAAGGCAGACTCCATTTGTAACATTAGCCGTATAA
- the queF gene encoding preQ(1) synthase, translated as MDTRKDENELHLLGGSTVYKQDYAPEVLEAFTNKHPDNDYWVRFNCPEFTSLCPITGQPDFATIYIDYIPDVKMVESKSLKLYLFSFRNHGAFHEDCVNIIMKDLIRLMAPKYIEVTGIFTPRGGISIYPYCNYGRPGTKYEGLAEQRLFNHQAR; from the coding sequence ATGGATACAAGAAAAGATGAAAACGAATTGCACCTGTTAGGAGGTTCAACCGTATACAAGCAGGATTATGCTCCGGAGGTATTGGAAGCATTTACCAACAAGCATCCGGACAATGATTACTGGGTGCGCTTCAACTGTCCGGAATTTACCAGCCTCTGTCCTATCACCGGCCAGCCGGACTTCGCCACCATCTACATCGATTATATTCCCGATGTAAAAATGGTGGAAAGCAAGAGCCTGAAATTGTATTTGTTCAGTTTCCGCAATCACGGGGCCTTTCATGAGGATTGTGTCAATATCATCATGAAAGACCTCATCCGCCTGATGGCCCCCAAATACATAGAAGTAACCGGCATTTTCACCCCGCGCGGCGGAATCAGCATTTACCCGTATTGCAATTACGGCCGGCCGGGCACTAAATATGAAGGGTTGGCAGAGCAACGGCTTTTCAACCATCAGGCGAGATAA
- a CDS encoding IS110 family RNA-guided transposase: MNYSHFVGLDVGKKTFDASLMSAAEKELSHKSFDNTPEGIQSLLDWIAGYHLSLSKLLFCAENMGSYVTELSVSSVSMGFSLALVCPLTIKKSMGLQRGKNDRIDAKRIANYAVLHYRKLELYKLPNKDLVRLRGWIIIRDNLVKQKVSSIKLLETFSQMAKLADVTESISFLEEQLKSIKEKILEVEEDMEQLIAASTSLYTNYLLLRSIKGIGIINAIVLLCVTDNFQRFDTPRKFACYCGVAPFEHTSGISIRGKTQTSSLANKEVKVYLTRAAITAISWDPQMKAYYKRKIAEGKHKASVINAVRAKIIARSFAVIRRQTPFVTLAV; this comes from the coding sequence ATGAATTATTCTCATTTTGTAGGTCTTGATGTAGGAAAAAAAACTTTCGATGCATCATTAATGTCTGCGGCCGAAAAAGAGTTGTCTCACAAGTCTTTTGATAACACTCCAGAAGGGATCCAATCTTTATTGGATTGGATAGCAGGTTATCATCTCTCTTTATCCAAACTCTTGTTCTGTGCTGAAAACATGGGAAGCTATGTCACAGAGTTATCTGTTTCCAGTGTCTCCATGGGATTTTCCCTGGCTTTGGTTTGCCCGTTGACCATCAAGAAGTCCATGGGCCTACAACGAGGCAAAAATGACCGCATTGACGCCAAAAGGATAGCGAACTATGCGGTATTACATTATCGAAAACTAGAGTTATACAAATTACCTAACAAAGACTTGGTGAGACTGCGGGGATGGATTATTATACGTGACAATTTGGTCAAGCAAAAAGTATCAAGCATAAAGTTATTGGAAACATTCTCCCAGATGGCTAAGTTGGCTGATGTGACAGAATCCATTTCTTTTTTGGAAGAGCAGCTCAAGTCGATAAAAGAAAAGATCCTGGAAGTGGAAGAAGATATGGAGCAACTAATAGCCGCCAGTACATCGCTTTACACAAACTACTTGCTATTAAGAAGTATAAAAGGAATAGGAATTATCAATGCCATTGTATTACTGTGTGTTACTGACAATTTTCAAAGATTTGACACCCCGAGGAAATTTGCCTGCTATTGTGGGGTTGCCCCATTTGAACATACTTCAGGTATTTCCATACGGGGAAAAACGCAGACTTCTTCATTGGCTAACAAAGAAGTAAAAGTATACCTTACCCGAGCAGCTATTACTGCCATATCTTGGGATCCGCAGATGAAAGCATATTATAAAAGGAAAATAGCGGAGGGGAAACATAAAGCATCTGTAATCAATGCAGTAAGAGCCAAAATCATAGCAAGATCTTTTGCTGTGATACGAAGGCAGACTCCATTTGTAACATTAGCCGTATAA
- the queC gene encoding 7-cyano-7-deazaguanine synthase QueC has protein sequence MKHQEAALVCFSGGQDSTTCLFWAKKHFSRVEAVCFTYGQKHSLEIEVARKIAADADVPFQLLDVSLISQLDPNCSLTNTDISMDQEKPADSYPNTFVPGRNMVFLTFAAILARSKGIFHLVTGVSEADFSGYPDCRDTFVRSLNVTLNLAMDEQFVIHTPLMDRDKSEVWELSDTLGVFDLVRTQTLTCYNGIMAEGCGHCPACTLRREGLENYLKRRR, from the coding sequence ATGAAACATCAAGAAGCCGCTTTGGTATGCTTCTCCGGTGGACAAGACTCCACGACCTGCCTGTTCTGGGCCAAGAAGCACTTTTCTCGCGTAGAAGCCGTATGCTTTACATACGGACAAAAACATTCCCTGGAAATAGAGGTTGCACGAAAAATTGCAGCCGATGCCGACGTTCCGTTCCAATTGTTGGACGTATCGTTGATCAGCCAGCTCGATCCGAACTGTTCGCTGACAAATACCGACATCTCAATGGATCAGGAAAAACCGGCAGACAGCTACCCGAACACCTTCGTCCCGGGACGCAACATGGTATTCCTGACCTTCGCCGCCATCCTCGCACGCAGCAAAGGAATCTTCCATCTCGTAACCGGTGTATCGGAAGCCGATTTCAGCGGTTATCCCGATTGCCGCGATACATTCGTCCGCTCCCTCAACGTCACCCTGAACCTGGCAATGGACGAACAGTTCGTGATCCACACGCCCCTGATGGACCGGGACAAAAGCGAAGTGTGGGAACTGTCCGACACGTTAGGAGTTTTCGACCTTGTACGGACCCAAACCCTCACCTGCTACAATGGTATCATGGCAGAAGGCTGCGGCCATTGCCCCGCCTGCACACTACGCCGCGAAGGTTTGGAGAACTATTTAAAAAGACGCCGATAA
- a CDS encoding lysophospholipid acyltransferase family protein, protein MKKAISKALLRLAGWKLGPVVEDVPKCVICVAPHTSNWDFIVGKLFYTSIGRNASFLIKKEWFFFPFNLLFDWLGGVPVDRCKRTSVTDQMVDQFNLRKEFQLAVTPEGTRKRVDDWKKGFYYIAQKANVPILMAYFDYEKKEAGFKGVFYPTGDADKDIREIREHYRGVTACHPENFVQI, encoded by the coding sequence ATGAAGAAAGCTATAAGTAAGGCACTTCTTCGCTTGGCCGGCTGGAAACTTGGACCGGTGGTTGAGGATGTGCCTAAATGTGTGATATGTGTGGCTCCGCATACCAGCAATTGGGATTTTATCGTAGGAAAACTGTTTTATACCTCGATTGGTCGTAATGCCAGTTTCCTGATTAAAAAGGAATGGTTCTTTTTCCCGTTCAACCTGTTGTTCGACTGGTTGGGAGGTGTGCCTGTCGATCGCTGTAAGCGAACCTCAGTGACGGACCAGATGGTGGATCAGTTTAACCTGCGGAAAGAATTTCAGCTGGCCGTAACTCCCGAAGGTACACGCAAACGGGTGGATGATTGGAAGAAAGGATTCTACTATATTGCACAAAAAGCCAACGTACCTATCCTGATGGCCTATTTCGACTACGAAAAGAAAGAGGCCGGTTTTAAAGGAGTATTTTATCCTACGGGTGATGCGGATAAAGATATCCGTGAGATCCGTGAGCATTACAGAGGTGTGACAGCTTGTCACCCGGAAAACTTTGTTCAAATTTAA